Genomic window (Deltaproteobacteria bacterium):
AGGAAGGAAACCACGGATGAAAAGTCTGACAAAGGATCTTCAAGCCGTAGCCAAGGAACTGAAGGCCATCACAAAGAAGACAGAAAGACTGGTCAGCGCGGTTGATGAGATCGAGAAGGCTAATATTTCTAAGAAACCGAAAGCCAAAACCAAAGTCAAGGCCAAAGCTGCGAAGAAAAAAGCTCCTGCGAAGAAAAAAGCCACTGCGCCGACTGCGACTGACCAGGTGCTCAAGATCATCAATAGATCGAAGAAAGGCGTTGACGTCCCCACGTTGATGAACAACACTGGGTTTGATGAAAAGAAGGTAAGAAATATCGTTTCCAGGGCGTTTAGCCAGGGCAAAATTAAGAGAACAGGAAGAGGAGTATATGTAGGGACGTAACCCAGGCGCCCACTTCCCTGCTTCTAGTGATAATCTCTATTTCCTAATCACTGCCCGCAAAACTGCACGGATCTTTGTCTCGCGGTCATGTAAAACGGGCGGCTTCACAATTGGGCATCGACTGGTTGCAGATGTGTCTAGTCTGGGTGGGTGATTCTTGTGGTCATTTTTTTTGGCGACGCATTGAACCCCGCCCATTCATAGGCGTGACGCCCCCAGCCTGTTGACCAATTCACCTATCATTGTCAAACCTAGAATGAACCTAATGGAAGGGTTTGCTTATTGACTAGGGTGCTACAAGCTGTTAAAGAAAAAACATGCCGACTCACAAAATCGCTCTGCGATTCTATGTAGTCCCTCCTTCGACGGAACTCTGCAGTCAGAAAAAGGCACTTTTCTTATCCAATTGACCGAGGGGTGAGAGATGAAAAGCGAAATTGAGGTGTTCAGAGAGTTTATTCGAGAAAAAGGCCTTAGAAATACCCCCGAGCGTGAACTCATTATCAAGGAGATCTTTGCCACTCACGATCACTTTGACGTGGACGAACTCTATTTACGCTTGAAACGAAACAAACATAAGGTCTCAAAGCCATCCATCTATCGCCTGATTCCGCATCTGTTGGAGACCGGTCTGATTCAAGAGGCCTATTTTGAAGATGGCCACCTTCACTATGAGCACATCTACGGCCACGAACACCATTGTCATCTTCGGTGTATAAAATGCGGCAAGACCATCGAATTCCAAGAAAAGTCTTTGATACGGCTTGAAAAGAAGCTGGCAGAGAAATATGATTTTTCGATCAAGGGCCACAAGTTTGAGGTAACTGGTTACTGCCGGAAGTGCAAAGCCCATCTCTGATTGTCTTTCTCTGGATCTAAACGCTTTCAGTGTCCAAATGAAATTGCCATGGAACGTAAGAAGGCAGGCAAGACGGTTTTCTTGTGTCAAAACTGCGGCTATCAAGCGCCAAAATGGATGGGAAGATGTCCGGACTGTGGTGAATGGAACAGCCTCGTTGAGGAAAGGCGCCAGTTGGAGTCCGGGCTTGCAGTTCATGCATTTTCTGCAACCTCACCATCCCGGCCGGTTCCTATCAACAGTGTAGAAATCAGCCAGGTCAAACGTATTGCCACAGGAATACACGAATTTGACCGTGTCCTCGGAGGGGGAGTGGTCCCAGGATCTCTTATCCTAATAGGTGGAGATCCCGGCATCGGCAAATCCACCCTCATGCTTCAGGTTTCACACAGACTTGCATCGCACAAGTACAAGCTGCTGTACATTTCCGGTGAGGAATCTGTACAGCAAATCAAGCTCAGAAGCAACCGACTGGGCACATGTTCAGATGGACTCTGGGCCGTCTCGGAGACAGGCCTTGAATCGATCAGAGCCATGGCCGGCGAGATGGAGCCCGATGTCATGGTAGTTGATTCCGTTCAGACCATCTTTAGCCCGGAATTGACCTCTGCCCCAGGTAGCGTAAGCCAGGTTCGGGAGGCCACTATGCACCTAATGCTCCTGGCGAAGCGTACAGGTATTCCGATTTTTCTGGTGGGACACGTGACAAAAGATGGAGCCATTGCCGGCCCCAAGCTGCTGGAACATATGGTTGATACGGTGCTCTATTTCGAAGGGGGCCAAAACAACCTTTTCCGGATACTGCGGGCAGTAAAGAACCGGTTTGGTTCCACCAATGAGATCGGTGTGTTTGAGATGAAGGACAGCGGGCTTTGCGAGGTTCTGAATCCTTCTTCGGTATTCCTCCCCGAACGTACCTCTTTGGTCCCTGGTTCTGTGGTTACAGCCAGTATTGAGGGTTCTAGACCCATATTGCTTGAGATCCAGGGTCTTGTTGCCAAGTCCGGCTTTGGCACACCGCGGCGGACAGTCCTTGGAGTTGACTACAACAGGGTTTCTCTTCTGGTAGCAGTCATGGAGAAGAAACTCGGCTTGCAGTTGAAAGACGATGATATCTTTGTGAATGTAGCAGGTGGCGTAAGAATAGATGAGCCAGCCGTGGATCTGGGGATTGTCTCAGTTATTGCATCGAGTCTCTTTGACAAACCTGTCAAGGGACACACAGTGGTGCTGGGAGAGATCGGGTTGACCGGAGAGGTCAGGCCAATCAGTCGGATCGAACCGAGGGTGCATGAGGCAGGAAAGATGGGCTTTGAGCGGTGCCTCCTTCCAGACGACAACCTGAAACATCTCAAAAGACCGGATACTATGGAGCTTGTTGGCGTCCGCACGATCTCTGATGTGGTCGATTCACTCTTTTAGCGGCAATTTTGATGGACTCGCAAAAAATCCGCAAACAGACGGCACAGTAATCCGCCTCAGGCGGACCAGTTGCAAGGCGCGCGTCTTTTCCTAAGCCGTCAGGCGCAATCTTGAGGAGTCAGGTCCGCCTAGGCGGATCGCAATGACTTACCCTGTTAAATCGGCTTCGCCGTCTCGCATAGCGAGAATTTAACAGAGCGGGGATGAAGCGGAATCCACCGGAGGCGGACAGATGGACTTCCAACGAACTTAAACATCAAGTTCGTTGCCGACAGGACGCCGCAAAGCGGCATAAACCAGCTTTTTAGGGAGCCGTCAATTTTGTCTTGCAATAGATCCAATTGTTGATATATTGCCTCCGCGGTGAAACTTAACCGATGGAATGACTCTTATACAATACGTGCTCGTAAGGAAGGATTCCCAGCTCGATCAGTCTTTAAACTTCAAGAGATACAAGAATCCTTTCGTATCCTGAAAAAAGGTGGCCGTGTGCTTGATTTGGGCTGCGTCCCCGGCTCATGGCTGCTGTTTGCTTCAAGGACAGTGGGGAGCAAAGGTTTCGTTGTTGGAGTGGATATCACGCCGATTTCTCTGAAGCTTCCGCCCAACGTTCGATTTGTCCAGCACGACGTGCTACGCCCTGACGCGTCATTCTTGGACACCGTTGGAGGCCCGTTTGACACGGTATTGAGCGATATGGCGCCTTCTAGCACAGGGAACAAGTTCCTGGATGCACACAGGTCCCTTGAACTGTGTGAATCGGCCCTGGCTATTGCAGGTCACGTTCTGGAAGCCGGAGGAGCCTTTGTCTGTAAGATCTTTCACGGGGCTGACTTCAAGGTTTTTTCGGACCAGGTCAAGAAGTCCTTTGGCAGGGTCGTGCACGTAAGGCCAAAGAGCACCAGGAAGGCAAGCAGGGAAATATATGTCGTAGGATTGGGAAAAAACTGATCTCACGAAAGGCAAGTATGTAAAAGGCCAACTCAGGAGGCACGATGTCCGGGCATTCAAAGTGGAGCACGATCAAGCGCAAAAAGGGCGCGACAGATGCCAAGCGAGGCAAGATTTTTACCAAGTTGATAAAAGAGATCACCGTTGCTGCTCGCTTTGGGGGAGGCGATCCGGATGCCAACCCTCGCCTCCGTACGGCTATCGCTGCAGCAAAGTCAGAAAACATGCCAAAGGACAACATTGAAAGAGCAATAAAGAAAGGAACAGGTGATCTGGAAGGCGCCGCCTATGAAGAGGTCTATTATGAAGGATACGGGCCTGGCGGGGCGGCTGTGCTCGTGGAGTCTTTGACCGACAATAAGAACCGTACAGTGGCCGATATACGCCATGCCTTCAGCAAGGCCGGGGGAGGCCTGGGTGAGGCAGGATGCGTGGCCTGGATGTTTCAAAAAAAGGGGCTGTTTGCATTCGAGAAGGGAAGCGTGGACGAAGAGACCCTCATGGATATAACACTGGATGCAGGGGCAGAAGACATCCATGACGAGGAAGGAGCCTTCGAGGTCATTACTTCCACGGAAGATTTTGAGCAGGTGAAGAAGGCACTGGATGATCGAGCGCTCGGATATGTCGTTGCCGAGATCACGATGTTGCCCCAAAGCACGATTAAACTTGAAGGCAAGGAGGCCGAACAGATGCTTCGCCTCATGGACGGACTGGAAGACTCAGACGATGTCCAGAAAGTATATTCCAATTTTGATATCTCCGATAAGACCCTTGAAGAGATCGGCGGAGGCTAGGTTGCCCGCGGAAATCCGGAGGTTTTCCGTACTTCTTCTTACAAGAACTCTTGGTTCGGTATATAGGCATCCGGGATTGATACGATAGTGGCAAAGACGAAGGCGAGGCCGCTTTGTTAGTACTGGACGAACTGCATTACTCCGAGGAGCATATATGGGTCCGCCGGGAAGGCGATCACACAGTGACTCTCGGAATAACCGATTACGCCCAATTGGAGTTGGGTGATCTTAACTACATAGAACTCCCAAACGAAGGTGATGAAATAGTGTACTGCGAGCCCTTCGGCAGCGTTGAATGTGCAAAGCTGGTTAACGATCTCTATGCCCCTGTCTGCGGGAAGGTGCTGGCAGTGAACCGAGATGTCATTGACAACCCCACACTAATCAATCGCTCACCATACAGCCAAGGGTGGGTGATTCGAGCCAGGGTCTATTCCTTAGACGAATTAGAGCTCCTCATGTCGGCCGACGATTACGAGGAATATGTACTCAGCAAGCCCCTTTGAGCACGGTCTTAACAAACCCATACGAGCCCTCACTTCCCAGTAATTTCCTGCATCCGTTTTACTGCCCTGAAGGCTTTCTTCCGAACTGTTTCGGGCACTTTCACCTCATAGGTCATTGTCCTTATGGCTCTGAGGACATCACTGAGCGTTGTTCTTTTCATGTCTTCACATACCATGTTGTCGGAGACCTTGTAGAACGACTTGCGGGGGTTTGCTTTTTGCAGCGGGTAGATCAGCCCTTCCTCCGTTCCCACGATAAATGACTGATTCTCAGAACGTTTGGCAAAATTCAGCATACCGGAGGTACTCAAGACAGCATCGGCCAGGGCCAGAACCTCCGGACGACATTCTGGGTGAGCCATAAACAGGGCCTCTGGATGGGCTGCCTTTGCAATCATCACTTCTTGGGCCGACAACCGGTCGTGGATCGGGCAGTATCCGTCCCAGTAGTTGACTTTCTTGCTGGTCTTGGATGCGGCGTATTGGGAGAGGTTCCGATCCGGCGTCATGAGGAGTTCATGCTCCGGCAGGCTGTTTACAACAGCAACAGCATTGGCGGAAGTACAGCAGATAGTGGAGTGTGCCTTCACCGAGGCAGGGGAGTTGACATAGGTTACAACGGGGATTTCGCCAAGCCGGGCAAGCTTTGCCTCAAGCGCCTCAACCGTAATCATGTCAGCCATGGGACACCCTGTGTCCATGCGAGGCATAAGCACGGTTTTGTCGGGAGATACTATGGCAGCCGTCTCCGCCATAAAGAGGACACCACAAAAAACGATTGCATCCGCATCGGTTTTCCCCGCAAGGATGCTGAGTTCAAGGGAATCTCCCGTGAGGTCGGCAACATCCTGAATTTCAGCGGACTGGTAGTTGTGAGCGAGCAGAATGGCATTTCGCTCACTCAAAAGCGCCCTTATTTCCTTGGCTATCGTGTTAGTCATAGTATGTACGTCCAACCAGTATCCGCCACAGGCCAACAATCAGAAAAACAGATTTGCCCTATTGCCCTTCCAGCTCAAGCACGTCTGCGTTCTTGGGAATCTTGAAGACAAACAAAGACAAATCCAGCCCTTGATCAAATTTGAAGTCAGAAAATCGAATGCTCGTTTTGTCGCCAAAAGCGTTAGCAGTAACCGATTCCAAGATATCGAAGGTGTTCTTTGATACAGTCATCAGAAGTTCCACCAGATTCGGCCGCTTTTTCTTGGGAAGAAGCTTCAGGACAAACAGGTCCTTCTTTTGTGACTCCGTGGCTGACAACCGTACGACAAAATCATCAAGGAGCTTGCGAGGTTCGGTAAAAAACTCTGCCAGTTTGGTGTCGCCAAAATAGTCCGCACAACTTCCAACCATGACCTGGTTATCTGCCGGCCGATAGATCCACACATTTTCTCCGTCCGAAATAATAAAGTATTCCTCCGGTATTCTATAGTGCCAACGCATCATGGCAGGGCGCCTGAAACAGACGTGTCCCTCTGCTGTATCGACTATACCCATCGCTTCTATGCGAGATTCCTGGAAAAAATCAGCCTCAAAATCGGCTGCTGCATACCGGCGCTGAACCTGCTCAAAGATTTCGGAAATCGAAAGACAGTCCGAGGCAGCACAGGTGTGCCGGGACAAAAGAGCAA
Coding sequences:
- the nadA gene encoding quinolinate synthase NadA gives rise to the protein MTNTIAKEIRALLSERNAILLAHNYQSAEIQDVADLTGDSLELSILAGKTDADAIVFCGVLFMAETAAIVSPDKTVLMPRMDTGCPMADMITVEALEAKLARLGEIPVVTYVNSPASVKAHSTICCTSANAVAVVNSLPEHELLMTPDRNLSQYAASKTSKKVNYWDGYCPIHDRLSAQEVMIAKAAHPEALFMAHPECRPEVLALADAVLSTSGMLNFAKRSENQSFIVGTEEGLIYPLQKANPRKSFYKVSDNMVCEDMKRTTLSDVLRAIRTMTYEVKVPETVRKKAFRAVKRMQEITGK
- a CDS encoding outer membrane lipoprotein carrier protein LolA, which produces MRKRDVICARFAPWLPYLCVVLFLMSFALLSRHTCAASDCLSISEIFEQVQRRYAAADFEADFFQESRIEAMGIVDTAEGHVCFRRPAMMRWHYRIPEEYFIISDGENVWIYRPADNQVMVGSCADYFGDTKLAEFFTEPRKLLDDFVVRLSATESQKKDLFVLKLLPKKKRPNLVELLMTVSKNTFDILESVTANAFGDKTSIRFSDFKFDQGLDLSLFVFKIPKNADVLELEGQ
- a CDS encoding RlmE family RNA methyltransferase, coding for MASAVKLNRWNDSYTIRARKEGFPARSVFKLQEIQESFRILKKGGRVLDLGCVPGSWLLFASRTVGSKGFVVGVDITPISLKLPPNVRFVQHDVLRPDASFLDTVGGPFDTVLSDMAPSSTGNKFLDAHRSLELCESALAIAGHVLEAGGAFVCKIFHGADFKVFSDQVKKSFGRVVHVRPKSTRKASREIYVVGLGKN
- a CDS encoding YebC/PmpR family DNA-binding transcriptional regulator, with the protein product MSGHSKWSTIKRKKGATDAKRGKIFTKLIKEITVAARFGGGDPDANPRLRTAIAAAKSENMPKDNIERAIKKGTGDLEGAAYEEVYYEGYGPGGAAVLVESLTDNKNRTVADIRHAFSKAGGGLGEAGCVAWMFQKKGLFAFEKGSVDEETLMDITLDAGAEDIHDEEGAFEVITSTEDFEQVKKALDDRALGYVVAEITMLPQSTIKLEGKEAEQMLRLMDGLEDSDDVQKVYSNFDISDKTLEEIGGG
- the radA gene encoding DNA repair protein RadA, whose product is MERKKAGKTVFLCQNCGYQAPKWMGRCPDCGEWNSLVEERRQLESGLAVHAFSATSPSRPVPINSVEISQVKRIATGIHEFDRVLGGGVVPGSLILIGGDPGIGKSTLMLQVSHRLASHKYKLLYISGEESVQQIKLRSNRLGTCSDGLWAVSETGLESIRAMAGEMEPDVMVVDSVQTIFSPELTSAPGSVSQVREATMHLMLLAKRTGIPIFLVGHVTKDGAIAGPKLLEHMVDTVLYFEGGQNNLFRILRAVKNRFGSTNEIGVFEMKDSGLCEVLNPSSVFLPERTSLVPGSVVTASIEGSRPILLEIQGLVAKSGFGTPRRTVLGVDYNRVSLLVAVMEKKLGLQLKDDDIFVNVAGGVRIDEPAVDLGIVSVIASSLFDKPVKGHTVVLGEIGLTGEVRPISRIEPRVHEAGKMGFERCLLPDDNLKHLKRPDTMELVGVRTISDVVDSLF
- the gcvH gene encoding glycine cleavage system protein GcvH; amino-acid sequence: MLVLDELHYSEEHIWVRREGDHTVTLGITDYAQLELGDLNYIELPNEGDEIVYCEPFGSVECAKLVNDLYAPVCGKVLAVNRDVIDNPTLINRSPYSQGWVIRARVYSLDELELLMSADDYEEYVLSKPL
- a CDS encoding transcriptional repressor, which encodes MKSEIEVFREFIREKGLRNTPERELIIKEIFATHDHFDVDELYLRLKRNKHKVSKPSIYRLIPHLLETGLIQEAYFEDGHLHYEHIYGHEHHCHLRCIKCGKTIEFQEKSLIRLEKKLAEKYDFSIKGHKFEVTGYCRKCKAHL